From the Limanda limanda chromosome 7, fLimLim1.1, whole genome shotgun sequence genome, the window CTTGACATTACTTCTAAATCTAAGCCAAAGAAGCGTTTGCAGTTTAAAGCTAATGAAGCATGACATTTACATGATTATAGACAATACTATTATTAACTTTGCTTCCATGTTCCCATGTGTTTGGTGTAAGTAACATGATTTAAGGATATATTAAGTACAAGAAAAGACATTACGACAACCATTAAAAGAACGTGTCCATCCCTAATGTGAATTCTGATGGAGATTAGATTAGATAGCACAGttgtaaacacatacacacacacacacacacacacacacacacacacacacacacacacacacacacacacacacacacacacacacacacacacacacacacacacacacacacacacacacacacacacagacacacacacacacacacacacacacacccacacacacacacacacacacacacacctgcacagacCCATCTTGAGCTTCGGTGAAGTTGGGTGTGAGTCAGACAGCAGGAGGGAGCTGGTGGCAGTCAGTGCTGAAATTGAGATACAGTAGGAATCTTTATGACAACTTTTAACTGTTGGATCTGAAAACTTTCATTATGGTCCTTTTGTCCAAAGTACAACTGGACGAATGCAGCCACTGCATAGGCAGGACCTTTGGTATGAGCGAATCTTAATTTAAAACTCTGTTTCTGTGAGTGCAGTGCAGAACCATGGTCCACATGGCATCCATGCAAGGTCTTCAATTCAGACCATGCCAAAGCAATACCAGTGTACCACTGGTCGGAGAGTCAAAAACACATCCATGGCCTGGACAAACTGGAGCTCTCCCAGTTCACCATCACAGACTATCGCTTTGTCACTGAGATGATGAACTTCAAATCTGGTGAGCAATCGTTTTCTATGAGCGAATCTTAATTTAAAACTCTGTTTCTGTGAGTGCAGTGCAGAACCATGGTCCACATGGCATCCATGCAAGGTCTTCAATTCAGACCATGCCAAAGCAATACCAAATAGCGTGCAGCTGGGGAGGCAATTTTCTGTCGGAAAACTGACAGAAAATGAACTGAGCCTGAACCAAACCCGACAGgcattctgtgttttctgtctgaatcTGACCATAACCCAATTTTGTCTCCTGTTAAAGGCTTGTATATTGTAAAAAATCAATGAGAAAGTCCAGCCAACATTATTTTACCCAGACCCATAATTATTTCCCAAAAGCGTCTTAGAACTTTTACTGCGAGAACATTGAAGACATGCTGAAAATAATTGAGGCCTTTGATACATATTTTTGATTTACTTCTGTTAATAAACTTTATCACTTCAGTGCAGCCAGTTGCAGCAGTTTTATGAGCTTTAAGTTTATCTATTTAGTAAGCtagtatttcattttaaaaattcataaaaataaGCTATATGTCTGTTATTTCCGAAAACATTCTGAACCGTGACCTCAAAATCGAGGTGCAATCCGAAATGTGATTTTTGTGTACTCTTGCACCTGCGCTGTTCAGAgggctgtgctgctgcaggtgttTGACCTTGGCCTCTCCAACCATTTTTGAATATCCACCTAACAATAGTTGGACGATACGCAAACTCTAGCACCCTGAAGTTGTCTAACTCTAACCCGTGGTCAGAGGGATCCAAGCTCAGCTCCAGCACAGACTGACATGTCTCAGTTTTGATAACAATTTGAATCAGAGCACACCATCCTGCACTCAGCAACATTTGTCACCCatcacacatttaaatgcatttcaTATTTTTGCACCCCATGGGATTGGGCCTGtatttcttctgtgttttagGCATTATGCACTATTTTGAGTTTTTGGACTTGGCTTGAAAACCTCTGCAGATGACTTCagaaactttttttgttttgtttgactaTTTTTGTTACTTCAGGCCCTTCTGTGGTTATATCTGATGCATAGAGGGAATGGATGAAGCCAGGCGTGCTGCTGAGCCAGCCAGGAGGTTTATGAGATGATAGGGGTTGCTTCTGTGAAGATACAGTCTGTAACATTACTTTATGTCTTACATCAGGAGGTTTTGCCACTAGGGGCACAAGCGAGCAGGGAGACATTCTGTGATCTCAGCGTCTGTGAGAGAACGATGAGATATTTACATAATGTGAAAATAGCTCTCTCAAagtgtctgttttctttttccagctGGACGATTTCCGAGGCTCAGTCTTCGCTTCGAGCTGAGACGTAATCGTGGCGTCTACATCATCCAGTCATACATGCCTTCCATATTACTGGTTGCCATGTCTTGGGTATCCTTTTGGATCAGCCAAACAGCAGTCCCTGCCCGTGTATCCTTAGGTATGTATGAGTTCGATGAAGCCTGTTTGaactttttgaaaaacaaaagtgttaTTGTGGCGAGGTAGTGCAGCTTGCTCATCAAATATGCTATATTTACAGCCTTCCCTATAGCCGGGCTAAAAGGGAACTGACCATCCTAGTTACGTTATGTTTTCAATTTTAGTTTAGCATGTTAGCGTTTGGAATtccatagactgaatataaagatggattaatactgacctatactgcagccagccatcagATGGCGATAGAGaccctttggcttcactttttgagCGCTGTCATGTCGTTCTAATTATTTACAGTCTGGGTGCagtaaggaaaaaaaagagcttAAACTGATCGGAATGTCAATAGTTCTGCAAACTTAAAGTCGATTTTTACAATTCACTCTTATGATGGCATGAATAGATGAACCATATTGTATGGCAGTTCATCCATCACCTAGGATTCTTCTTTCAGGAACCAATTAAAGTCTTCACAGAATTATTGGCTAATCCACACAGTCGATATTGAAATGTTGACAAGGTAAATCCTTGAAAATGCTGCCGGTGATAATCCTGGACATACTGATAACTAATAGATATTACAATATGGAACATAGTGGCTGACATTGCCATCCACAGAACCATACAGCTAAAACACAAAAGCCTAACCTGTACATTGTTCCTTTCCCTCTTTCTACAGGGATCACAACTGTTCTCACCATGACTACGCTGATGGTGAGCGCCCGCTCCTCCCTGCCACGAGCATCAGCCATCAAGGCGTTGGATGTCTACTTCTGGATCTGCTACGTGTTTGTGTTCGCGGCGCTCATAGAGTACGCCTTCGCACACTACAACGCTGACTACCGACTCAAAGAGAAGGCCAAGGTGAAAGCTAACAAGCTCAGCTCTGAGGTGAGGACATCATTCCCATCATGTACTTCCATCAGCAGATAACAATGAGTGGCTGCAGGGGGTGTTGTGAGTAATGAGCGTGCCTTTCAAACCCAGACCTGGTCTGCACTTCGAGCCCCACTGCTGACAAGCATCAATCCCACTGACCTTCAACAAGACAAATCGTTTCTGTAGAGCATGATGGGAAAATTGGCCCACAGGGAATAATAGTGATTGTCATCATACTGTCTGTTTCCCTTGTTCTAGATGCTCATCTTACTGGATGTAACTTTAGAATAAGATCTGTCATGATCTgtatttttcttaaataaagaaatatatcaCAAAACATGATGAGATgctgaaaacacaagaaaaatacAGATACAAGACAAGAAAAGTGAAGAGTAAAGTGGCTTAAACTAAATGTTGATGTTGTGAGACTTAAATGTGAAGGGAGCCACTGTGCAGTATTGATGTGAGTAAAACTGTAGTGACTGTAAAACCTCAACTATAATTAACCATAGTTATTCTTTAATTATCGAGACCGAACTCAAGGAATTCATAATCTGGATTTTTTCAGACTTGGCTTTATGCAGTTTTGTATTTCCATGTTTcactataaaaaatatattatgaaAAGTGTTGAGAGGCAAGTGGTTTATTGCACAAATGAAAAAAGTAATACAATTCCAACTATGTAAGTACCTTAAAAGTTATTCATGTAAATACGATAAGATTGAGAGAAGTTTTTAATGAAGAAAATGAAGATTAAGATGTTTTATTCTCCGATGGAGTTTTGGTGTGATAATCAAGAAAGGAATTCTAAGATTATGAGAACTACTtcataatattacaaatataaagTAGTAATATTATAAGCATCAAGTCATAATTGAtaagaaaatgtttatatttcaagaataaagttgtaatttaataagaaaaattcataatattatgagaatactGACAATGATAATAAGCAGCAAGGAGAAGTCATTCCCCACTTTCCACTCCTGGATCCAAAATCTTAAAACAATCTTATTGTCTCTTGAGAATTAAGGAATCGTGTCTTGCATAATCTTTTAAAAGTCTTGATACAAAGccaaaacatttatattgtgAGTTCATTCTTGTAAAATTaggactttttaaaaatgttcagttttaCTTGTGTTACTAAAACTTCATACTTGTCTTATTATGACTTGAAATCTCAGGTTCTTTTACACTTTATTTGACTCCAAATAAAACCTGTAAATTTGACGGATATGGGATTCAAAACTAAATGTTAGCATTTCTCTGTATTTAACACATCtagtccactagagggcagatgAGCTAACTGTCACCTTTGCGTGTTATCTTATAAAATTGCAGAAATTTTGAATATCTACTAGGTTATGCCTCAGAGAACACTTACCTGCTCTTCTCTCTATCTCCCCACAGTCCATTGTGAAGAACGGCAAACAGGCCATGGTTCTGTTCTCCCTGTCGGTTACTGGCATGAACCAGGGTGTGATGATCTCCAGCCGCCAAGGCCGGACCCAGCGCTCCAGCAGCGAAATCCCTGGAGAGGGCGGCACAGAGGAAGCtgagccgaggaggagacgGTCCAGGCAGACAGaggacagcgaggaggagaagaagtgctGCTCCAAGTGCGTCTGCAAGCCCGTCGACGCCGACACCATCGACATCTACGCCAGGGCCGTGTTCCCTTTCACTTTCGCCGTGGTGAACGTGATCTACTGGGTGGCATACACCATGTGAGGAGCAGGCAGAGGGCCTGTGCCAGTGGCTGCCGTCCAAAGGCTGTATATaagaagctgctggagctgggCCACTTCAGTGCTGTCGGACTGGTGCAGGTGAAATATACTGCAGGCCTCAGTGGGGAAAAAAACCCTCAGAAGAAATGAGGTGTTACAACCTGTGAATGTGGATGTGTGGTAATTAATGGAAGTAGAGATGAGTTAGCAGAACTCCacatctttaaatacaaatgCAGAACTGTGACTCACGAAGGAAAAGGACGAGGTGTTGGAGATTCACACACTCAGTGACCGCAACAATCCAGATTTCCATGTCATCCTGATATATTAACTCTCTCTACACTGGACTCTAGAGCAAAACACCCTGCTTGATTGCCCCGCAGCACCGACCACAAGCTCACGTCTCTAAGCATAGGTTAGCTGAACTAACCTCGAAGCCACAATCTGGAGTGAACCGCCTGTTATctcgaaaaaaaaaagcagaagcgCCGCCCCAAACACGAGGATAACACGATGAGGTGTACTACTACTATTCTGCATGGCTGATAACTCCCTCACCCCTTCCCTGGACAGCACCACCACCCCGCCCTTCTCTTTACTTCTTTCTTCTTTGGTCCTccacccatttttttttttcaattcatcTTTTGTTTTGGACACAGTCTGGAGTGTCTTTATCTCCTGCTGCCAGTTCTGCCTGTTTCCCCTCAATTAAAGGACTTCCTACactacctgtgtgtgtatgtgtgtgtgtgattgggggtgggggggggttcctggcttttaatgaatcattttactaaaacaaaaatattggCTGTAGTGCACATTTGTTCAACACGTAGGCTCAAAAAAAGGCTCTAATTTGAgggattattaattattaactcGTATGTTCAGCCGACAGGGGCCAAGAATTGTGCTCTATTAATAATTTCACACTCTTGTCTGTCGTCTGAACTGAGAAATAGCTTTTGGGAAACTGGGGGATGAGGAAGCACCACCGCGTCTGTCACATTTGTTCTTATTAGAGGCAACGTCACTGCATTACCACTTTGCTCTCAGGTCTTTTCTTACATTATTCTAATTCTAATCTTTAACTACTGTTTGAAATTAATATTGTGTTGTGCTATTCT encodes:
- the gabrd gene encoding gamma-aminobutyric acid receptor subunit delta, with the protein product MLSDIGDYVGSDIQISWLPNLDELMKGYARNFRPGIGGPPVNVAMAIEVASIDHISEANMDYTMTVFLRQSWRDDRLSYNHTNKTLGLDSRFVDKLWLPDTFIVNAKSAWFHDVTVENKLIRLQPNGVILYSSRITSTVACDMDLTKYPMDEQECMLDLESYGYSSEDIVYHWSESQKHIHGLDKLELSQFTITDYRFVTEMMNFKSAGRFPRLSLRFELRRNRGVYIIQSYMPSILLVAMSWVSFWISQTAVPARVSLGITTVLTMTTLMVSARSSLPRASAIKALDVYFWICYVFVFAALIEYAFAHYNADYRLKEKAKVKANKLSSESIVKNGKQAMVLFSLSVTGMNQGVMISSRQGRTQRSSSEIPGEGGTEEAEPRRRRSRQTEDSEEEKKCCSKCVCKPVDADTIDIYARAVFPFTFAVVNVIYWVAYTM